A section of the Pseudomonas fluorescens genome encodes:
- the mqo gene encoding malate dehydrogenase (quinone) has translation MAHNEAVDVVLVGAGIMSATLAVLLKELDPGLKLEVVELMDSGAAESSNPWNNAGTGHAGLCELNYTPQAGDGSIDIKKAVHINTQFEVSKQFWAYLTKKGTFGSSRSFISPVPHLSFVQGEKGVSFLKKRFETLSQHHAFSDMHYTEDRAEMAEWMPLMMPGRPADEKIAATRVMNGTDVNFGALTNQLLAHLSSSPDAQVKYSKRVTGLKRNGAGWTVSIKDVNSGNTRHVDAKFVFLGAGGAALPLLQASGIEESKGFGGFPVSGQWLRCDNPEVVKQHQAKVYSQAAVGSPPMSVPHLDTRVVDGKKSLLFGPYAGFTTKFLKFGSFLDLPMSIRLGNIGPMLAVARDNMDLTKYLVSEVMQSMEQRLESLRRFYPEAKAEDWRLEVAGQRVQIIKKDPKKGGVLQFGTELVAAKDGSLAALLGASPGASVTVSIMLELIERCFPAQAAGEWAAKLQEIFPAREKVLETDAELYRKISVQNNISLELVEQGSEAQTYA, from the coding sequence ATGGCGCATAACGAAGCAGTCGACGTAGTACTGGTAGGTGCGGGCATCATGAGTGCCACCCTCGCCGTACTGCTCAAGGAGCTCGACCCCGGACTCAAGCTGGAAGTCGTTGAGCTGATGGATTCGGGTGCAGCAGAGAGTTCCAACCCGTGGAACAACGCCGGTACCGGCCACGCCGGGCTGTGCGAGCTGAACTACACCCCGCAGGCTGGCGATGGTTCCATCGACATCAAGAAAGCCGTGCACATCAACACCCAGTTCGAGGTATCGAAGCAGTTCTGGGCGTACCTGACCAAAAAAGGCACCTTTGGCTCCTCCAGGTCCTTTATCAGTCCAGTGCCGCACCTGAGCTTCGTACAGGGCGAAAAAGGTGTGTCGTTCCTCAAGAAGCGCTTTGAAACCCTCAGCCAGCATCATGCATTCTCGGATATGCACTACACCGAAGACCGTGCAGAAATGGCCGAGTGGATGCCGTTGATGATGCCAGGCCGCCCGGCTGACGAAAAAATCGCCGCGACCCGCGTGATGAACGGTACCGACGTCAACTTCGGCGCCCTGACCAACCAATTGCTGGCGCACCTGAGCAGCTCGCCGGATGCCCAGGTCAAGTACAGCAAGCGCGTCACCGGCCTCAAGCGCAATGGCGCTGGCTGGACCGTGAGCATCAAGGACGTTAACAGCGGCAACACCCGCCATGTCGACGCCAAGTTCGTGTTCCTCGGCGCCGGTGGCGCGGCCCTGCCGCTGCTGCAAGCGTCGGGTATCGAAGAAAGCAAAGGTTTTGGTGGCTTCCCGGTCAGCGGCCAGTGGCTGCGTTGCGACAACCCCGAAGTGGTCAAGCAGCACCAGGCCAAGGTCTACAGCCAGGCGGCCGTGGGTTCGCCACCGATGTCGGTGCCGCACCTAGACACCCGCGTGGTGGATGGCAAGAAGTCCCTGTTGTTCGGGCCATACGCCGGCTTCACCACCAAGTTCCTCAAGTTCGGTTCGTTCCTTGACCTGCCCATGTCGATTCGCCTCGGCAATATCGGCCCGATGCTGGCCGTGGCACGGGACAACATGGACTTGACCAAGTACCTGGTCAGCGAAGTGATGCAGTCCATGGAGCAGCGCCTGGAATCCCTGCGCCGCTTCTACCCCGAGGCGAAAGCCGAGGACTGGCGCCTGGAAGTGGCCGGCCAACGGGTGCAGATCATCAAGAAAGACCCGAAGAAAGGCGGCGTGCTGCAATTCGGTACCGAGCTGGTCGCGGCGAAAGACGGCTCGCTGGCCGCGCTGCTGGGCGCCTCCCCCGGTGCTTCGGTGACGGTTTCGATCATGCTGGAACTGATCGAGCGCTGCTTCCCGGCCCAGGCCGCCGGCGAGTGGGCAGCCAAGCTGCAGGAAATCTTCCCGGCCCGGGAAAAAGTCCTGGAGACCGATGCCGAGCTGTATCGCAAGATCAGCGTGCAGAACAACATCAGCCTGGAGCTGGTTGAGCAAGGCAGCGAGGCCCAAACCTACGCTTGA
- a CDS encoding PA4642 family protein, whose product MRKDKKQVIGDEIGDDQIKLFLDFEPVDATSPSLHKLIKAYRGLRIDDFERFLGFFKEAGLDLDGKDEHGQTFVDLIKDQRNADEYIELIKIARG is encoded by the coding sequence ATGCGTAAAGATAAGAAACAAGTGATTGGTGACGAGATCGGCGACGATCAGATCAAGCTGTTCCTGGATTTTGAACCGGTCGACGCCACTTCTCCTTCCCTGCATAAACTGATCAAGGCCTATCGCGGCTTGCGCATCGACGATTTCGAGCGGTTCCTGGGCTTTTTCAAGGAAGCCGGGCTGGATCTCGACGGCAAGGATGAGCATGGCCAGACCTTCGTGGACCTGATCAAGGACCAGCGCAACGCGGATGAGTACATCGAGCTGATCAAAATCGCCCGCGGCTGA
- a CDS encoding WbuC family cupin fold metalloprotein → MARFLDQSLFAELAEKAASNPRGRQNVNFHQMEEPCHRMAVGLQPHTYVQPHRHLTADKAETLLVLKGRLGILVFSESGEILERRVLQAGGDCLGVDLSPGVFHSLVVLEPDSVMFECKAGPYRPVGEGELASWAPREGEAGTAEYHRWMLAQFD, encoded by the coding sequence ATGGCGCGTTTTCTTGATCAGTCGTTGTTTGCCGAATTGGCCGAGAAAGCCGCCAGCAACCCCCGCGGCCGGCAGAACGTCAATTTCCACCAGATGGAAGAGCCGTGCCATCGCATGGCTGTCGGTTTGCAGCCACACACCTATGTGCAGCCCCATCGCCACCTTACCGCTGACAAAGCCGAGACCTTGCTGGTACTCAAGGGGCGCCTGGGCATTCTGGTTTTCAGCGAGTCAGGCGAAATCCTGGAGCGGCGAGTCTTGCAGGCGGGTGGAGATTGCCTGGGGGTTGATCTATCGCCCGGTGTTTTCCACAGCCTGGTCGTGCTTGAGCCCGACAGCGTAATGTTCGAGTGTAAGGCCGGGCCTTATCGCCCGGTAGGCGAGGGTGAACTGGCGAGCTGGGCACCCCGTGAGGGCGAGGCCGGCACGGCTGAGTACCATCGCTGGATGCTGGCCCAGTTCGATTGA
- a CDS encoding hypoxanthine-guanine phosphoribosyltransferase has product MSADLEHIRQIMREADCLYTEAQVEEAIAKVGAHITREMADTNPVVFCVMNGGLIFAGKLLTHLQFPLEASYLHATRYRNETSGGDLFWKAKPEVSFIDRDVLIIDDILDEGHTLGAIIDFCKHAGARKVHTAVLIDKDHDRKARPDLKADYVGLPCIDRYIFGYGMDYKGYWRNANGIFAVKGM; this is encoded by the coding sequence ATGTCCGCTGATCTCGAGCATATCCGTCAAATCATGCGCGAGGCTGACTGCCTGTACACCGAAGCGCAAGTCGAAGAGGCGATCGCCAAGGTCGGCGCACACATCACCCGCGAAATGGCCGATACCAACCCGGTGGTGTTCTGTGTGATGAACGGCGGCCTGATTTTCGCCGGCAAATTGCTGACTCATCTGCAATTCCCGCTGGAAGCGTCTTACCTGCACGCCACGCGCTATCGCAATGAAACCAGCGGCGGCGACCTGTTCTGGAAAGCCAAGCCGGAAGTGTCGTTCATTGACCGCGACGTGCTGATCATCGACGACATCCTCGACGAAGGTCACACCCTGGGCGCGATCATCGACTTCTGCAAACACGCCGGTGCACGCAAAGTGCATACCGCCGTGCTGATCGACAAGGACCACGACCGCAAGGCCCGCCCGGACCTGAAGGCCGATTACGTCGGCCTGCCGTGCATCGACCGCTATATTTTCGGTTATGGCATGGACTACAAGGGCTACTGGCGCAATGCCAATGGCATCTTTGCTGTGAAGGGGATGTAA
- the upp gene encoding uracil phosphoribosyltransferase — MPIREIRHPLIRHKLGLMRRADISTKNFRELAQEVGALLTYEATKDLPLENYEIPGWCGPVQVEKIAGKKITVVPILRAGIGMLEGVLSLIPGAKVSAVGVARNEETLQAHTYLEKLVPEIDERLAMIIDPMLATGSSMVATIDLLKKAGCKDIRAMVLVAAPEGIAAVEKAHPDVVIYTASIDERLNEHGYIIPGLGDAGDKIFGTKQKDA, encoded by the coding sequence ATGCCCATCCGTGAGATCCGCCACCCGCTGATCCGACACAAGCTCGGCCTTATGCGCCGCGCCGACATTAGCACGAAGAACTTCCGTGAGCTTGCTCAGGAAGTCGGAGCGTTGCTCACCTACGAAGCCACCAAAGATTTGCCCCTGGAAAATTACGAGATCCCCGGTTGGTGCGGTCCCGTCCAGGTCGAGAAAATCGCCGGCAAGAAAATTACCGTGGTACCGATCCTGCGCGCCGGTATCGGCATGCTTGAAGGCGTGCTGAGCCTGATTCCCGGTGCCAAGGTCAGCGCTGTGGGCGTAGCCCGCAACGAAGAGACCCTGCAGGCCCATACCTACCTGGAAAAACTCGTCCCGGAAATCGACGAGCGCCTGGCGATGATCATCGACCCGATGCTGGCCACCGGCAGTTCCATGGTCGCCACCATCGATTTGCTGAAGAAAGCCGGCTGCAAGGACATCCGCGCCATGGTGCTGGTCGCAGCCCCCGAAGGTATCGCCGCCGTAGAAAAAGCGCACCCGGATGTAGTGATCTATACCGCATCCATTGATGAACGCCTGAACGAGCACGGCTACATCATCCCGGGCCTGGGCGATGCTGGCGACAAGATCTTCGGCACCAAGCAGAAGGACGCGTGA
- a CDS encoding uracil-xanthine permease family protein: MQDEFNDPLWRQILSGAQMLFVAFGALVLMPLITGLDPNVALFTAGLGTLLFQVVTGRQVPVFLASSFAFITPIILAKGQFGLAATMGGVMAAGFVYTFLGLAVKIKGTGFIDRLLPPVVIGPVIISIGLAMAPIAANMAMGKSGDGAELIHYQTAMMISMPALLTTLIVAVFGKGIFRLVPIIAGVLVGFGMSFYFGVVDTAKIAAAPWLALPHFTAPEFNWQAILFIVPVALAPAIEHIGGVIAVGSVTGRDYLKKPGLHRTLLGDGIATTTAGLFGGPPNTTYAEVTGAVMLTKNYNPKIMTWAAIFAITLAFVGKFGALLQSIPVPVMGGILCLLFGSIAAVGMNTLIRHKIDLGEARNLVIVSVTLVFGIGGVLIGTGTGPDDFGLKGIALCAVVAIGLNLLLPGNDGWKHKKPDEPLL; this comes from the coding sequence ATGCAGGATGAATTCAACGACCCGCTTTGGCGCCAGATCCTGTCTGGCGCACAGATGCTCTTCGTAGCATTTGGCGCGCTGGTGTTGATGCCGCTGATCACAGGTCTTGATCCAAACGTTGCACTGTTTACCGCTGGCCTGGGCACGCTGCTGTTCCAGGTGGTCACCGGGCGCCAAGTGCCGGTGTTCCTGGCATCGAGCTTTGCCTTCATCACCCCGATCATTCTCGCCAAGGGCCAGTTCGGCCTCGCGGCGACCATGGGCGGTGTGATGGCGGCAGGTTTCGTCTACACCTTCCTCGGCCTGGCCGTGAAGATCAAAGGCACCGGCTTTATCGACCGGTTGCTGCCGCCCGTGGTCATCGGACCGGTGATCATCTCCATCGGCCTGGCGATGGCACCGATTGCCGCGAACATGGCAATGGGCAAGTCGGGCGATGGCGCCGAGCTGATTCATTACCAGACGGCAATGATGATCTCGATGCCTGCGCTGCTGACCACGCTGATCGTGGCAGTGTTCGGCAAGGGCATTTTCCGCCTGGTGCCGATCATTGCCGGGGTACTGGTGGGTTTTGGCATGTCGTTCTACTTTGGCGTGGTCGATACCGCAAAGATCGCCGCTGCACCGTGGCTCGCCCTGCCCCACTTCACCGCGCCGGAATTCAACTGGCAGGCGATTCTGTTCATCGTCCCGGTAGCCCTGGCACCGGCCATCGAGCACATCGGCGGCGTGATTGCCGTGGGTAGCGTGACCGGTCGCGATTACCTGAAAAAGCCCGGCCTGCATCGCACGCTGCTGGGTGACGGCATCGCCACCACCACTGCCGGCCTGTTCGGCGGCCCGCCCAACACCACCTACGCCGAAGTCACAGGCGCGGTGATGCTGACCAAGAACTACAACCCGAAGATCATGACCTGGGCGGCGATATTCGCTATCACCCTGGCCTTTGTCGGCAAGTTCGGCGCGCTGCTGCAGAGCATTCCAGTGCCAGTGATGGGCGGGATTCTGTGCCTGTTGTTCGGCTCGATTGCCGCAGTGGGGATGAATACCCTGATCCGTCACAAGATCGACCTGGGCGAAGCGCGCAACCTGGTGATTGTGTCGGTGACCCTGGTATTCGGGATAGGCGGCGTGCTGATCGGCACCGGCACCGGCCCGGACGACTTCGGCCTCAAGGGCATCGCCCTGTGCGCGGTAGTGGCGATTGGCTTGAACCTGCTGCTGCCGGGCAATGATGGCTGGAAACACAAGAAGCCGGACGAACCGTTGCTGTAA
- the hisC gene encoding histidinol-phosphate transaminase has protein sequence MSKFWSPFVKDLVPYVPGEQPKLTRLVKLNTNENPYGPSPKALAAMQAQLNDNLRLYPDPNSDLLKQAVAKYYGVDGSQVFLGNGSDEVLAHIFHGLFQHDLPLLFPDISYSFYPVYCGLYGIASAPVPLDEQFQIRVADYARPNGGIIFPNPNAPTGCVLALDAVEQMLKASPDSVVVVDEAYIDFGGETAISLVNRYPNLLVTQTLSKSRSLAGLRVGLAVGHPDLIEALERVKNSFNSYPLDRLAIVGAAAAFEDREYFEKTCQLVIDSREKVVSQLQEKGFEVLPSAANFIFARHPRHDAAGLAAKLREQGVIVRHFKQERIAQFLRISIGTPEQNQALIDGLGQL, from the coding sequence ATGAGCAAATTCTGGAGCCCTTTCGTCAAGGACCTGGTGCCTTATGTGCCCGGCGAGCAGCCGAAGCTGACCAGGCTGGTCAAGCTCAACACCAATGAAAACCCCTACGGCCCATCGCCCAAAGCATTGGCGGCGATGCAGGCGCAGTTGAACGACAACCTGCGTTTGTACCCTGACCCCAACAGCGACCTGCTCAAGCAGGCCGTGGCCAAGTATTACGGGGTAGATGGGAGCCAGGTGTTCCTCGGCAACGGTTCCGACGAAGTCCTGGCCCATATCTTCCATGGTCTGTTCCAGCACGATCTGCCGTTGCTGTTCCCCGATATCAGCTACAGCTTTTATCCGGTGTATTGCGGCTTGTATGGCATTGCCTCGGCCCCGGTGCCGCTGGATGAGCAGTTCCAGATCCGGGTGGCGGACTACGCCAGGCCCAACGGTGGGATCATTTTTCCCAACCCGAACGCACCGACCGGCTGCGTGCTGGCACTGGACGCGGTGGAGCAGATGCTCAAGGCCAGCCCGGACTCGGTCGTGGTGGTCGATGAAGCCTATATCGACTTCGGTGGCGAAACCGCCATCAGCCTGGTGAACCGTTACCCCAACCTGCTGGTCACCCAGACCCTCTCCAAATCGCGCTCACTGGCCGGTTTGCGGGTGGGCCTGGCGGTGGGCCACCCGGACCTGATCGAGGCGCTGGAGCGGGTCAAGAACAGCTTCAACTCCTATCCGTTGGATCGCCTGGCGATTGTTGGCGCGGCGGCAGCCTTCGAAGACCGTGAATACTTCGAGAAGACTTGCCAACTGGTCATCGACAGCCGTGAGAAGGTGGTTTCGCAACTGCAGGAGAAAGGCTTTGAAGTGCTGCCTTCGGCCGCCAACTTCATCTTCGCCCGTCACCCACGGCACGACGCGGCCGGCCTGGCGGCCAAGCTGCGGGAGCAAGGGGTGATTGTGCGGCACTTCAAGCAGGAGCGGATTGCCCAGTTCCTGCGGATCAGCATCGGTACACCTGAGCAGAACCAGGCGTTGATCGATGGTCTCGGCCAGCTGTAA
- the hisD gene encoding histidinol dehydrogenase: MTTSTAIARLNAADPDFAHHLDHLLSWESVSDDSVNQRVLDIIKAVRERGDAALVDFTRQFDGLDVKSMADLILPRERLELALTRITAPQRQALEVAAARVRSYHEKQKQDSWSYTEADGTVLGQKVTPLDRAGLYVPGGKASYPSSVLMNAIPAKVAGVTEVVMVVPTPRGEINELVLAAACIAGVDRVFTIGGAQAVAALAYGTESVPKVDKVVGPGNIYVATAKRHVFGQVGIDMIAGPSEILVVCDGQTDPDWIAMDLFSQAEHDEDAQAILVSPDAEFLDKVAASINTLLPTMERAEIIEKSINGRGALILVRDMEQAIEVANRIAPEHLELSVADPQAWLPSIRHAGAIFMGRHTSEALGDYCAGPNHVLPTSGTARFSSPLGVYDFQKRSSIIFCSPQGASQLGKTASVLARGESLSAHARSAEYRIVKGE; the protein is encoded by the coding sequence ATGACCACGTCCACTGCAATTGCCCGACTCAACGCTGCCGACCCGGATTTCGCCCATCATCTGGATCATCTGCTGAGCTGGGAAAGTGTGTCCGACGATTCGGTCAACCAGCGGGTGCTCGACATCATCAAGGCCGTGCGCGAGCGCGGCGATGCGGCACTGGTGGACTTTACCCGCCAGTTCGACGGTCTGGACGTCAAGTCCATGGCTGACCTGATCCTGCCCCGTGAGCGCCTGGAGCTGGCTCTGACACGCATCACTGCGCCTCAACGCCAAGCCCTGGAAGTCGCGGCAGCGCGGGTGCGCAGCTACCACGAAAAACAGAAACAGGACTCCTGGAGCTATACCGAAGCCGACGGTACGGTACTGGGGCAGAAAGTCACGCCGCTGGACCGCGCCGGCCTGTATGTGCCAGGCGGCAAGGCTTCGTACCCGTCATCGGTGTTGATGAATGCGATCCCGGCCAAAGTGGCGGGTGTGACCGAAGTGGTCATGGTGGTGCCGACCCCGCGCGGTGAAATCAACGAACTGGTGCTGGCCGCTGCCTGCATCGCCGGGGTTGACCGCGTGTTCACCATCGGTGGTGCCCAGGCCGTTGCCGCGTTGGCCTATGGCACTGAAAGTGTGCCGAAGGTGGACAAGGTGGTCGGCCCCGGCAATATCTACGTCGCCACCGCCAAGCGCCATGTATTTGGCCAGGTCGGTATCGACATGATCGCCGGCCCCTCGGAAATCCTCGTGGTGTGCGACGGCCAGACCGATCCGGACTGGATCGCCATGGACCTGTTCTCCCAGGCCGAGCACGACGAAGACGCCCAGGCGATCCTGGTCAGCCCCGACGCCGAGTTCCTCGACAAGGTGGCGGCCAGCATCAATACGTTGCTGCCGACCATGGAACGCGCCGAGATCATCGAGAAATCGATCAATGGGCGTGGTGCATTGATCCTGGTGCGGGACATGGAGCAGGCCATCGAAGTGGCGAACCGCATCGCTCCCGAGCACCTGGAACTGTCCGTGGCCGACCCACAGGCCTGGCTGCCGTCGATTCGTCATGCCGGTGCGATTTTCATGGGCCGCCACACCAGCGAAGCCCTGGGCGACTACTGCGCCGGTCCCAACCACGTGTTGCCGACCTCCGGCACTGCGCGATTCTCGTCGCCGCTGGGGGTGTACGACTTCCAGAAGCGCTCGTCGATCATCTTCTGCTCGCCTCAGGGGGCGTCGCAGCTGGGCAAGACCGCCTCGGTGCTGGCCCGTGGCGAATCGTTGAGCGCACACGCCCGTAGCGCCGAATACCGCATCGTCAAGGGAGAGTAA
- the hisG gene encoding ATP phosphoribosyltransferase, whose product MLTIALSKGRILDDTLPLLAEAGIVPTENPDKSRKLIIPTTQDDVRLLIVRATDVPTYVEHGAADLGVAGKDVLMEYGGQGLYEPLDLRIALCKLMTAGRVGDVEPKGRLRVATKFVNVAKRYYAEQGRQVDIIKLYGSMELAPLIGLADKIIDVVDTGNTLRANGLEPQDFIADISSRLIVNKASMKMQHARIQALIDTLRKAVESRHRG is encoded by the coding sequence ATGTTGACCATCGCACTGTCCAAGGGCCGCATCCTTGACGATACTTTGCCGCTTCTGGCTGAAGCGGGCATCGTGCCGACCGAGAATCCGGACAAGAGCCGCAAGCTGATCATCCCCACGACCCAGGACGACGTTCGCCTGTTGATCGTGCGGGCTACCGACGTGCCGACCTACGTTGAACATGGCGCGGCCGACCTCGGTGTCGCCGGTAAGGACGTGCTGATGGAGTACGGCGGCCAGGGCCTTTACGAGCCGCTGGACCTGCGTATTGCCCTGTGCAAGCTGATGACCGCCGGCCGTGTCGGAGACGTCGAGCCAAAAGGCCGCCTGCGGGTTGCCACCAAGTTCGTCAACGTCGCCAAGCGTTATTACGCCGAGCAGGGCCGTCAGGTCGATATCATCAAACTCTATGGCTCGATGGAGCTGGCACCGCTGATCGGCCTGGCCGACAAGATCATCGACGTGGTCGACACCGGCAACACCCTGCGCGCCAATGGCCTGGAACCCCAGGACTTTATCGCCGACATCAGCTCCCGCCTGATCGTCAACAAAGCGTCGATGAAAATGCAGCATGCCCGTATCCAGGCGTTGATCGACACCCTGCGCAAGGCAGTGGAGTCTCGACACCGCGGTTGA
- the murA gene encoding UDP-N-acetylglucosamine 1-carboxyvinyltransferase: MDKLIITGGARLDGEIRISGAKNSALPILAATLLCDGPVTVANLPHLHDITTMIELFGRMGIEPVIDEKLSVEIDPRTIKTLIAPYELVKTMRASILVLGPMVARFGEAEVALPGGCAIGSRPVDLHIRGLEAMGATIDVEGGYIKAKAPEGGLRGANFFFDTVSVTGTENIMMAAALANGRSVLQNAAREPEVVDLANFLIAMGANITGAGTDTITIDGVKRLHSATYKVMPDRIETGTYLVAAAVTGGRVKVKDTDPTILEAVLEKLREAGAEITTGEDWIELNMHGKRPKAVNVRTAPYPAFPTDMQAQFISLNAIAEGTGAVIETIFENRFMHVYELHRMGAKIQVEGNTAIVTGIEQLKGAPVMATDLRASASLVISALCADGDTLIDRIYHIDRGYECIEEKLQMLGAKIRRVPG, encoded by the coding sequence ATGGATAAATTGATTATTACCGGCGGTGCCCGTCTTGATGGCGAAATCCGTATCTCCGGGGCTAAAAACTCGGCCTTGCCGATCCTGGCCGCCACCTTGCTGTGCGATGGCCCGGTTACCGTAGCCAACCTGCCGCACCTGCACGACATCACCACCATGATCGAACTGTTCGGTCGCATGGGCATCGAGCCGGTGATCGACGAGAAACTGTCTGTCGAAATCGACCCGCGCACCATCAAGACCCTGATCGCACCGTACGAACTGGTGAAAACCATGCGTGCCTCGATCCTGGTCCTGGGCCCGATGGTTGCCCGTTTCGGCGAAGCCGAAGTGGCGCTGCCTGGCGGTTGCGCCATCGGTTCGCGTCCGGTGGACCTGCACATCCGTGGTCTTGAAGCCATGGGCGCGACCATCGACGTCGAGGGCGGCTACATCAAGGCCAAGGCGCCGGAAGGCGGCCTGCGTGGTGCCAACTTCTTCTTTGATACCGTCAGTGTGACCGGTACCGAGAACATCATGATGGCCGCTGCCCTGGCCAATGGCCGCAGTGTCCTGCAAAACGCCGCGCGCGAGCCGGAGGTGGTCGACCTGGCCAACTTCCTGATCGCCATGGGTGCCAACATCACCGGCGCCGGCACCGACACCATCACCATCGACGGTGTGAAGCGCCTGCACTCGGCGACCTACAAAGTGATGCCGGACCGTATCGAGACCGGTACCTACCTGGTTGCCGCTGCCGTCACCGGTGGTCGCGTCAAGGTCAAGGACACCGATCCGACCATCCTCGAAGCGGTCCTGGAAAAGCTGCGCGAGGCGGGTGCCGAAATCACCACCGGCGAAGACTGGATCGAGCTGAACATGCACGGCAAGCGACCTAAAGCCGTCAACGTGCGTACCGCTCCGTACCCGGCATTCCCGACCGACATGCAGGCGCAGTTCATTTCCCTGAACGCGATTGCCGAAGGCACCGGCGCGGTGATCGAGACCATTTTCGAAAACCGTTTCATGCACGTGTATGAACTGCACCGCATGGGCGCCAAGATCCAGGTCGAAGGTAACACTGCCATCGTCACCGGTATCGAACAGCTCAAGGGCGCGCCGGTGATGGCGACCGACCTGCGGGCTTCGGCCAGTTTGGTGATCTCGGCGCTGTGCGCTGACGGCGACACCCTGATCGATCGCATCTACCACATAGACCGTGGCTACGAGTGCATCGAAGAAAAGCTGCAGATGCTCGGCGCAAAAATTCGCCGCGTACCGGGCTAG
- a CDS encoding BolA family protein — protein MQALEVKSFLEGKLPNTEVAVEGEGCNFQLNVISDELAALSPVKRQQQIYAHLNPWITDGSIHAVTMKFFSRAAWAERT, from the coding sequence ATGCAGGCCCTAGAAGTTAAAAGCTTCCTTGAAGGAAAGCTGCCGAATACTGAGGTTGCAGTTGAAGGCGAAGGCTGCAATTTCCAGCTGAACGTGATTAGCGATGAACTGGCGGCATTGAGCCCGGTCAAGCGTCAGCAGCAGATCTATGCCCATTTGAACCCGTGGATCACCGATGGCAGCATCCATGCGGTCACTATGAAATTTTTCAGTCGCGCGGCCTGGGCCGAGCGCACCTGA
- a CDS encoding STAS domain-containing protein has product MIESAVRQGQAGELLLSGVLDYSTGPALRKQGQALINASTAPVLVLDCSSVVKSSSVGLSLLLCFLRDAAKVNKPVTIRALPEDMREIAQVSGLTELLAHP; this is encoded by the coding sequence ATGATCGAATCGGCTGTTCGTCAAGGCCAGGCCGGCGAGTTGCTCCTCAGTGGCGTGCTCGACTACAGCACCGGGCCGGCACTGCGCAAGCAGGGCCAGGCGCTGATCAATGCCAGCACTGCGCCGGTATTGGTCCTCGATTGCTCGTCGGTGGTGAAGTCCAGCAGTGTTGGCTTGTCATTGCTCTTGTGTTTCCTACGTGACGCAGCAAAGGTCAACAAACCTGTCACTATTCGCGCATTGCCCGAGGATATGCGGGAAATCGCCCAGGTTTCTGGTCTGACCGAGCTGTTGGCGCATCCTTAA
- a CDS encoding MlaC/ttg2D family ABC transporter substrate-binding protein → MISTLRRGLLVLLAALPLMANAVAAPSAHDIIDRTTKELLADLAANKEQYKQSPSAFYDALNGIVGPVVDADGISRSIMTVKYSRKATPEQMQRFQENFKRSLMQFYGNALLEYNNQGIVVSPAKDESGTRTSVDMQVKGNNGSVYPVSYTLEKINGEWKVRNVIINGINIGKLFRDQFADAMQRNGNDLDKTINGWAGEVAKAKEVTEEAAEKQAP, encoded by the coding sequence ATGATCTCTACCTTGCGACGTGGCCTGTTGGTGCTGTTGGCAGCCTTGCCATTGATGGCTAACGCCGTGGCGGCGCCTTCGGCGCATGACATTATTGATAGAACCACCAAAGAACTGCTGGCTGACCTTGCCGCGAACAAGGAGCAGTACAAGCAGAGCCCAAGCGCGTTCTACGATGCCCTCAACGGTATCGTGGGCCCTGTGGTCGACGCTGACGGCATCTCCCGCAGCATCATGACCGTCAAGTACTCGCGCAAGGCTACACCCGAGCAGATGCAGCGCTTCCAGGAAAACTTCAAGCGCAGCCTGATGCAGTTCTATGGCAATGCCCTGCTGGAATACAACAACCAGGGCATCGTGGTTTCCCCCGCCAAGGATGAGTCCGGCACCCGCACCAGCGTAGACATGCAGGTCAAGGGCAACAATGGCTCGGTTTATCCGGTTTCCTACACCCTTGAGAAAATCAACGGTGAATGGAAGGTGCGCAACGTGATCATCAACGGCATCAACATCGGCAAGCTGTTCCGTGATCAGTTCGCCGATGCCATGCAGCGCAATGGCAACGACCTGGACAAGACCATCAATGGTTGGGCCGGTGAGGTGGCCAAGGCCAAGGAAGTGACCGAAGAAGCAGCAGAGAAGCAGGCCCCATGA